In Deltaproteobacteria bacterium, the genomic stretch GTTGCGCCGGCGCGCCGCACCACCGACGGCGAGCAACGGAACGCCCACCAGCACACCGACCGCGGCCACCGTCGCAAGCCCGATGACACCGCGGTTCACGGCGCGCCCGCGTTGGCCGAGATCTTCGAGGTGCGCCATCTCGTCGGCCCCGGGGACAGATCCGCCGGACGCCTCGCTCGCCAACTCGTAGTCGCTCTCGATCCTCCGCGCACGGGGCATCAGCGCGACCACACCGATCGCCGCCGCGACGCCGAGGCCGAGCACCACACCGCCGGCGATCATCATGCGTCCAGCCTGCCTGCGATCGAGCGCCGGCGCGTCCGTCCGCGCCGTGCGAGGCTTGGCGCGCGCATCGGGGGCCGTCGGCGTGGGCGCAGGGATGACAGCGGCGCCTTCGATGTCGATGCGAGCGAGCATCGAGATCGCGCGGGCTCGGTCGTCGCGCTCGGCGGTCGTCAGCGCGTGCTGGGGCCGATCGACCCACGCCACGAAGCCCTCGAGTAGCGGCCGCGCGGTCGCGAGGTGCGTGCGATCGCCATCGCGCTCGAAGGCACGCACGTGGGCCTGGCCGAGATCCAGCTCGAGCACGTGACGCGCGGCGTTGAGCTCGGGCTCGGTGGCCATCAGCGCATGGGCCTGCGTCCAGTGGGTCACGGCCTCACCGTAGTCGCCGGCCTCGTAGGCCGCGAGCCCGCGGCGGAAGTGGGCTCGCGAGAGCTCGACCGCCGGGTCGGCCGCATCGGCCACTGCAGGCTCGGGCGTGACCTCGGCGGCGGGCTCGGGTGCGAGCGTCTCCGCGGGCTCCGCCGGCCCGCGACGCGCCGCGGCATGCACCCCTGGGGGCAACGCCAGCGCGACGACGGCCACGAGCGCGGTGAGGGCGGGCGACACGGCAACGCGGCCGGAGCCGAGGCGCCGCACGGGCGAGCGAAGGTCGAGGGACATCATCGTGGGCACTCCTTGGAGCCGAGCAGGCCGGTCTCGTCGGGGTGGTAATCGCCACCCACCGACCGATTGCCCCGCGATGTTCTTTTTCTCCGCGACCTCGTCCGGGCTCACGGCGACCTCCGCAGCCCACGCAGACCCGCCGCCCACGCGTCGAGGTCGGTGATGGTCGAGTGCACCAGCTCCGGCCGAGCGCCCAGCGCCTCGACCTCCTGGACCAGCAGCTCGCGTGCGCGTCGGAGTCGTGTGCGGATGGTGCCCTCGGGCACGCCCAACACGTCGGCGAGTTCGCGACCGCTGCACTGCTCCCAGTAGAACAGCTCGAGCAGGATCTGGTGGTCGATCGGCAGCCGTCGAAGCGCGTTCAGGACCAGTGTCTGCTCGTGATCGCGGTGCAGCAGCGACGACGGTGAGGCCGCAATCGCGGCCACGCTGTCGTTGCCGGGCTCGATCCGCTCGGCGCGGCGCTGCTGGGCGAAGAACACCAGCAGCTGATTGCGGGCGATCGCGAACAGCCACGTGCGAAAGCTGCTGTCGCCGCGGAAGCCCGCGCCGCCCTCGAAGCACGCCAGCAACGTGCGCTGCACCAGCTCGTCTGCGGCGGCGTCGGCCTTGTTGCGGAAGAAGCGGTAGAGCGGGTCGAAGTGGCGTTCGAACAGCGCCTCGGCGGCCTCGGCCTCGCCCGCGCGCCACGCCGCGAGCAACTCGTCGTCCCCCCGCTCCACGCCAGCATCAGACTACACGTCGCGCGCCACCTCGGCGCGCGTGCCCAAGACGGCTGTCGCTGCTCGCGGCGGTACCATAGGATCGCAGCCGTGGCGGCCGACGAACCCGACACCGGGGAGGCACCGGCGCCGCCGACCGCAGCGCCGGCCCAGATCCGCGCCGCGATCAAGGCCCGCGTGCTCGCGGCGTCGCTTGGTGGCGCGGCCCCGCAGCGTCCGCCGCCGAGCATCGATGGGCGCTACCGCCTGCTGCACGAGCTCGGTCGCGGCGGCATGGGCACGGTGTGGGCCGCCGAGGTGCTGCCGATCGGCAAGCGTGTGGCGCTCAAGCTGCTGCGTGGTCGCCACGGCGACGGCGGTGGTCGATTGCTGCGCGAGGCCCGGGCGGCCTCGGCCCTGCGCCACGATCACATCGTGCGGGTCGACGACTTCGGGATCGATCCCGAGGCCGGCCCCTATCTCGTGATGGAGCTGCTGCAGGGGCACTCGCTCGCCGTCGAGATCGCTCGGCACGCGCCGCTGCCGTGGCCGCGGGTCGCGGGCATCCTCGTGCAGCTGGCCGAAGCGCTCGCGGCAGCCCATCGCGCCGGCATCGTCCACCGCGACCTCAAGCCCGCCAACGTGTTCCTCGTGGCGCGCGAGGGCGGCCTCGATCACTGCAAGCTGCTCGACTTCGGGCTGTGCAAGCCGCTGCCCGCGGCCGAGTTCGATGGCACCCTGACCGCCGGTGACATGCGCATGGGCACGCCCGGCTACATGGCACCCGAGCAGATTCGCGGTGAGGCACTCGATGGTCGCGCCGATGCCTACGCACTCGGATGCATTGCGTTCGAGCTGCTCACCGCAGAGGTGCCCTTCGCCGAGCTCCCGCGCAGCGAGCTGCCCAAGGCACACCTCGAGCGCGCGCCGCCGTCGCTGCGTGCGATGGTGCCGACGCTGCCCGCCGCGGCGGCGCAGCTGCTCGAGCAACTGCTGGCGAAGACGCCCGAGCAGCGCTTCGATGATCTCTCGACGTTCGCAAGCGCGCTACGCGGCCTCGTCGACGCTCACCTGCGTCGTGACGTGACCGTACCCGCCGATGGGCCTGCCGACGGATCCGCAGCCGTGCCCGCGGCCAGCACCGCGCCGCGGCGGCGAACTGCGATCGCGATCGCGGTCGTGCTCACGCTCGGCTTCGGTGTCGGTGCGCTCGGGGCCCTGCTCACGCAGCGCCCCGCACCGGCCGTGACCGACGACGATGCCGCCCCGGCCCCCGCGACCGCGCCCGCGCTCGAGGCCGCGATCACACCCCATCGATCGATCGCGCCCGCGACTGCGCCGCGCTCACCACCATCACCACAGCCGGCGGCGAGCACACCGTCGTCCGACGTGACGCGCGGCGCCATCGAGTCAACGCCCCCGCCGCGTCGCACACGGGCCGGCGCGCGACGGCCCACCGTCGCGCCGGCTCCCCAATCGACGGCGATACCGTCCGCGTCCGAGCCCACCGCCGCGCCGGCGCCCAAGCCCACGCTCGTCGATGGCATCCGCGATCCCTTCGACGCGCTGTAGCGCGAGCACGGGCGCCGCCGCTACGGCGGTGCCAGGTGGAACTCGATGCGACGGTTCTTCGCGCGGCCCTTGGCGGTGCGGTTCTCCGCGATCGGCTCGTCGGGCCCCGCGCCCCGCGTCGTCATCCGTGCGGCGTCGATGCCCGCGTCGGCCAGCCACTTCGCGACCGCTTCGGCGCGCCGCCGCGAGAGATCGAGGTTGTGCTCACGCGAGCCGGTCGCATCCGTGTGTCCCGAGATCTCGACCTTCGCGCCGGGGAACTTCTCCAGCAGCGCCGCCGCGCGTTCGAGCACCGGCTTCGAGGCGGGCGTGATGGTGTCGCGATCGAGATCGAAGGCGATGCCCTCGAGCGTGCCAGTGAACGCCGCGAGCTCGCTCGGCACCGCGTCGGGGCAGCCGTCTGCGTCCTCGAAGCCGTTGCGGGTCTCCGGCTGCTCGACGCAGCGATCGTCGCCATCGACGATGCCATCGCCGTCGCGATCGCTGGGTGCGGGCTCGCTCGACGCGGGCTCGCTCGACGCGGGCTCGCCCACCGGCGGCGCGCTCGCGGGCGTCGGAGCTACGACCGGAGGCGTCGACCCACCATCGATCAGCACGGTGCCGCCGTGGCAGCCCTGCTGCCCCGGCCGACACCCGGGTCGTGCAGCGGCGTCGCGCACCTCGTCACCCGCGCCGGGGCCGACACGCGGCGAAGCGTCGCCTCGTACCGGCGGCGCGGTGCGCTTGCGACCGAGTGTGACGGACACGCCGAGCAGCGCCTCGAGCGTGCCCGTGACGCCCCTGTCGACGCCGCGCTTGGCGGTGACGACGTCGCGAACGTCGAGCCGCAGCGCGACGTAGCGGTGCATGAACACCTCGATGCCGGCACCGAAGTGCAGCGCCGCGTCGATGTCCTTGCCCAGCGCCGAGCGCCGGCTCGAGACCCCGAACGCGCCAGCACCCGCGAGCACGAACGGCACCACGCTCGAGAAGCCCAGCCGCACCATCACATGACCGCGCACGCCGTAGAGCGTGGCTGCGCGATCGCCCACGGTCCGCGCCGGCATCGCCCCACCTTCGATCTCGACACCCAGCACGCGCAGCGGGAAGTAGCCCGCGCGTAGCCCGAGATCCGCGGCTGGCTTGCGCAGGCGCGACCAGCCTTGGTTCGGCAGGTCGATGTCGGCCTCGAACAGCTCGAGGCTGCCCGACGGCACCATCACGCCACCCCACACGCCGAGCTCCCACTGGCCGCGCTCGGGGGCCCAGCGCTCGATCCACCGCAGTCGTCCACGCGCGGGCGAAGGTGCGACCGCGATCGGGCCATCATGGGCCAGCAGCGACACGCGCCCGATCTCGATCGTGTGCGGCGCTGCGCCGGTGGTCAGCGTGAGCGTACCGTCGGCGGCATCGCGATCGGCCCGCACGCGCACGTGCCAGTGCCCCGACGCATCGCGCACCGGCGTGTCGGCGTGATGACCTGCCGAGGTCGCGGCGTCGATCGTCGACGGCACGAACTCACCCGAGCTCAGCGTCAGTGTCAGCTCGACCTCGGCGCCGCGCTGCACCGACACGCTGCCGCTCGCGTCACCGCCCTCGGCGACCACCGCCCACGGCACCACTTCGATCGACAGCGGCGCGGCGTCGTTGCAGCGCACGGCCGCGGCGCCGGCAGTCGCGAGCACCTCGGTCGCGCTGCCGTCGGGCGCGATGCAGGTCGAGCCCTGCGCGCCGGAGATCACGGTGCCGGCCGGCACGCGCAGCGGCGGTGGCAGGGCGTCGTCGACCGCAGCCGCCGGCGCGAACACGGTGCCATCGGGCAAGGTCAACGTCGCAGTGGTGACGTGTACGGCGTGCGCGTCGTTGGGGACGCCCTCGAACGCATCATCGTCGATCGACGCCACCGACAGCCAGTAGTCGCCGGGCGGCAGGCCGTGCAGCTCGACGCGCGAGACCTCGCGCGGCGCGATCGCGTCGGCGACCACGTCGCGACCGTCGGGCTTGCGCGCCAACTCGATGCGGTACGATGCGGCCTTGGGCTCGGGCTGCCACGCCGCCACCACACTGGCACCGCGGGCACCGATCGAGACGAATCCGCTGAACTGATCGGCGGCCCACGCCGGCGGCGGCGGCAGCGGCTTGGGCTTGCTCGGGGCCTTGCGCGGCTCGACCTTCGAGCCCATGCGACTGGCGACCTTGACCTCGAGCTTCGACGGGCCGCGCCCCCGCACCGTCGCGCGACCGGTGCCGTGGTTGGCCACCCGCGAGGTACCGCCGTCGTCGACGGTGACCAGTGCCTTGCCGCCGACCAACTCGGTCTGCGCGCTCGGGCTCTCGACCTTCAGCGTCGCGCCACCGGCGAGCTCGCCCAGGCGCGATCGCAAGGCCCCGCGATCGAGCGTCGCCGAGGTCGTCATCCGACGCGCGGTGTTCTGACTGGCGCCGAAGATGATGACCAAGGTGTTCTCGCGCAGCTCGAGCACCGAGGTGTCGCGGAAGGTCAGCTCGGCCCACGCGCGCGCCAGCGTGTTCACACGCCAGCCACGGAAGAGATCGAGGCCGATGGCGGCGGCGTCCCACGCGTCGGCGTTGGCGGCCTTGGCCTCGACGCTGCGGCGCGTGCCGGTGACCTCGGCGTCGGGGCCGGAGCCCTGGGCGGTCGCGACCCGCGGCAGCAACAACATGCGCCCCGCCTCGAGGTGATGCGGCGTGGGGCCCATGCCGGGGTTGTACTGGTGGATGATGTCGTAGCGCTTCGCGTCGCCGTAGAAGCGCTTGGCGATCGCGGCACAGGTGTCGCCGTCGACCACGGTGTACTGGAACGTCTCGACGGTGCCGGCCTCGGGCGCCGGCGCGGTCGCGAGCGCCACTTGGACGATGCTGGGGATGGATGACGACCACATGATCAGCTTCGTTGCTCCCGACCGGCGCGATCGAACAGCCGCCGGACCTTGCGCGCGAGATCGTCGATGCGAATCGGCAGCACGAGCACCTCGCGCACGCCGAGCCGCAGCAGCGTCGCCAGCTGATCGACCTCGCCGGCCAGGGTTGTCGCGACCACCGGCACGCCGGTGGCGGTGAGACGCGCGAGTCGCTCGGGCGGTTGCCCGATGGCGAGCACGACATCGATCAGCTCCGCCCGGGGATCGACACCGTCGTCGAGCGCGATGGGCTCGATGCCGTTGCTCGCCAGCGACAGCGTCTCCTCGTGGGTCAGCCGCCCGACGATCGCGAGCCGCACCCCGTCGCGCGGGAGCTCGATCGTCAGCGGCAGCTCGCCGTCGGTCAGCGTCTGCTGCACCGGCTTGACCGAGACCATCCGCGCCGCACGCCCCTGCAACGGCAGCGCATCGCGCCCGCGGTGGCGCTCGCCCGTCAGCGTCCGTCGCACCAGCGACAGCTGGGCGAGGACATCCGACGCAACGGGGCGATCGGCCTCGCGCTTGGCCATCATCTGCACCACGAGTTCGTCGAGCTCGCCGGGGATGCCGACCTCGGGCGCGCGCTCGCGTGGGCGCGTGGGTGCGACGTAGAGGTGTTGCGTGAGCACGTTGACCTGACTGCCTCGGAACGGTGGCACGCCGGTGACGAGCTCGTAGAGCACGCAGCCGAAGGCGTAGATGTCTGCCGGCGGGCCCACGTGCAGGCCCTGTGCCTGCTCGGGCGCGAGATAGGCCGGTGTCCCGACCACCAGCCCCTCCCGCGTCATGCGACCGAGCTCCGCACCGCCGTCGATGAACGCGAGCCCGAAGTCCACCACCCGTGCGCGCAGCGGCGGCTCGACGAAGATGTTCTCGGGCTTGAGATCGCGGTGGACCAGCGAGATGGCGTGGGTGGCGACCAACAGGTCGGCGAGCTGGGCCGCGAGCTCGACTGCGTCGCCGAGCGGCATCGGCACGCCCTCGGCCATGAGGCTGCGTAGCACCGCGCCGCTCAGCAGCTCCATTGCGATGAACACCAGGTTCTCGTCGACGCCGACGTCGTAGATCTCGACTGCGCAGGGGTGGTGGAGCACCGCCGCGACCCGGGCCTCGCGCATGAAGCGGTCGACGCCGCTGCTGCTCTCGAAGATGCCGGGCAGCAGCACCTTGAGCGCGACTCTACGACCGAGGTTGAGCTGGGTCGCCTGGTAGACGCGACCCATCCCGCCCTCGCCCAGCGGAGCCTCGACGCGGTAGCGGTCGCCGACGATCGTACCGGCGGGCAGGTTGTCGGGGCGGCGGCTCAAGGCACCAGCTCGTAGAGTACCAGCGGCTCGGCTCGCCCTGCGATCGGACGCGGGCCCAGCTCGACGAAGCGGAATCGATCGCCCGCCAGTCGGCGGGTCTCGGCCGTCACCAGCACCTGCTGCGGCCGTGCGATCGCCTCGAGGCGCGCGGCGACGTTCACCACATCGCCGATGGCGGTGTACTCCATGCGACGTTCGCTACCGATGTTGCCGACCACCGCCTCGCCGGAGTTGATGCCGATGGCGATCTGGATCTGTACGCCGTGGCTGCGCTGCCACCCGGCGTTGCCGGCCTCGAGCCACGAGAGGATCTCCTCGGCTGCCGCGGCCGCCCGCGCGGCGTGGTCGGGCAGCGCCGTGGGTGCGCCCCACAGCGCCATCACGCAGTCACCGACGAACTTGTCGATGGTGCCACCGTGGCGGAACACGATTTCGGTGATGATCGTGAACAGCTCGTTGAGCAGCTGCACGACCTGCTCCGGCGGCAGCTTCTCGGTCAGCGGCGTGAACGCGACCACGTCCGCGAACATCACCGTCAGCGGCACCCGCTGCCCGCCGAGCGCCATGTCCTGCTCGCGGCGCACGACCTTGTCGACCAGCTCGGCCGGCAGGTAGCGACCGAGGTCGGCCCGGATGGCGTGCTCGGCCTGCAGCCGCTGCTCGCCGACACGCAGGTCATCGGCGGCGCGGGTCATGGCGCGGGCCAGCAGCGCGACCTCGTCCTGGGTCTGGATGTCGATGCGGCTGTCGAACTCCCGCCGCGCGATGGCGCCGGCGTAGGCGGACAGCTGCTCGAGCGGCGAGGTCACCCGCCGCGACAGCACCACGCTGGCGCCGATCGCCAGCACGATCGCGACAGCGATCGTGATGAGCACGATGTTGCGCATGCGCTCGACCGGCGCGTAGGCGAGCTCGCGCGTGGTCTGGGCCGCGACCGCCCACGGGCGATCCGCCAGCGCGACGACGGTGCCGACCATCTCGACGCCGTCGTCGGTGGTGAACTCGCTCGCGCGGGAGAACCGTGACGGTAGCTCGATGCGCTCGAAGCCGTCGAGGATGCCGGTAGCCGGCAGCGTGGCGAGGCTGTCGACCAGCTCGCGATCGGGGTGCGCGAGCACGCG encodes the following:
- a CDS encoding protein kinase, which translates into the protein MAADEPDTGEAPAPPTAAPAQIRAAIKARVLAASLGGAAPQRPPPSIDGRYRLLHELGRGGMGTVWAAEVLPIGKRVALKLLRGRHGDGGGRLLREARAASALRHDHIVRVDDFGIDPEAGPYLVMELLQGHSLAVEIARHAPLPWPRVAGILVQLAEALAAAHRAGIVHRDLKPANVFLVAREGGLDHCKLLDFGLCKPLPAAEFDGTLTAGDMRMGTPGYMAPEQIRGEALDGRADAYALGCIAFELLTAEVPFAELPRSELPKAHLERAPPSLRAMVPTLPAAAAQLLEQLLAKTPEQRFDDLSTFASALRGLVDAHLRRDVTVPADGPADGSAAVPAASTAPRRRTAIAIAVVLTLGFGVGALGALLTQRPAPAVTDDDAAPAPATAPALEAAITPHRSIAPATAPRSPPSPQPAASTPSSDVTRGAIESTPPPRRTRAGARRPTVAPAPQSTAIPSASEPTAAPAPKPTLVDGIRDPFDAL
- a CDS encoding adenylate/guanylate cyclase domain-containing protein — translated: MNARTEVAPRPRVRFPLSLKLTIFAGALLIASIVGVGLAAMALTSDTVQTSQRELQIAVLQDVAHAITAEFTHAQDDLEVVGRTLTDGTMDEDARIDTAVHVVESSEALDHVAVYAADGSLITPILERTAAELGPPHELDAGLREVAARENLAVGEVVATALGPRVPVVVPLRAQERVTGFAATWLSTAAIDDRVESLADTHFTDVPGGVFVVDARRRVLAHPDRELVDSLATLPATGILDGFERIELPSRFSRASEFTTDDGVEMVGTVVALADRPWAVAAQTTRELAYAPVERMRNIVLITIAVAIVLAIGASVVLSRRVTSPLEQLSAYAGAIARREFDSRIDIQTQDEVALLARAMTRAADDLRVGEQRLQAEHAIRADLGRYLPAELVDKVVRREQDMALGGQRVPLTVMFADVVAFTPLTEKLPPEQVVQLLNELFTIITEIVFRHGGTIDKFVGDCVMALWGAPTALPDHAARAAAAAEEILSWLEAGNAGWQRSHGVQIQIAIGINSGEAVVGNIGSERRMEYTAIGDVVNVAARLEAIARPQQVLVTAETRRLAGDRFRFVELGPRPIAGRAEPLVLYELVP
- a CDS encoding OmpA family protein, encoding MWSSSIPSIVQVALATAPAPEAGTVETFQYTVVDGDTCAAIAKRFYGDAKRYDIIHQYNPGMGPTPHHLEAGRMLLLPRVATAQGSGPDAEVTGTRRSVEAKAANADAWDAAAIGLDLFRGWRVNTLARAWAELTFRDTSVLELRENTLVIIFGASQNTARRMTTSATLDRGALRSRLGELAGGATLKVESPSAQTELVGGKALVTVDDGGTSRVANHGTGRATVRGRGPSKLEVKVASRMGSKVEPRKAPSKPKPLPPPPAWAADQFSGFVSIGARGASVVAAWQPEPKAASYRIELARKPDGRDVVADAIAPREVSRVELHGLPPGDYWLSVASIDDDAFEGVPNDAHAVHVTTATLTLPDGTVFAPAAAVDDALPPPLRVPAGTVISGAQGSTCIAPDGSATEVLATAGAAAVRCNDAAPLSIEVVPWAVVAEGGDASGSVSVQRGAEVELTLTLSSGEFVPSTIDAATSAGHHADTPVRDASGHWHVRVRADRDAADGTLTLTTGAAPHTIEIGRVSLLAHDGPIAVAPSPARGRLRWIERWAPERGQWELGVWGGVMVPSGSLELFEADIDLPNQGWSRLRKPAADLGLRAGYFPLRVLGVEIEGGAMPARTVGDRAATLYGVRGHVMVRLGFSSVVPFVLAGAGAFGVSSRRSALGKDIDAALHFGAGIEVFMHRYVALRLDVRDVVTAKRGVDRGVTGTLEALLGVSVTLGRKRTAPPVRGDASPRVGPGAGDEVRDAAARPGCRPGQQGCHGGTVLIDGGSTPPVVAPTPASAPPVGEPASSEPASSEPAPSDRDGDGIVDGDDRCVEQPETRNGFEDADGCPDAVPSELAAFTGTLEGIAFDLDRDTITPASKPVLERAAALLEKFPGAKVEISGHTDATGSREHNLDLSRRRAEAVAKWLADAGIDAARMTTRGAGPDEPIAENRTAKGRAKNRRIEFHLAPP
- a CDS encoding sigma-70 family RNA polymerase sigma factor, with amino-acid sequence MERGDDELLAAWRAGEAEAAEALFERHFDPLYRFFRNKADAAADELVQRTLLACFEGGAGFRGDSSFRTWLFAIARNQLLVFFAQQRRAERIEPGNDSVAAIAASPSSLLHRDHEQTLVLNALRRLPIDHQILLELFYWEQCSGRELADVLGVPEGTIRTRLRRARELLVQEVEALGARPELVHSTITDLDAWAAGLRGLRRSP
- a CDS encoding serine/threonine protein kinase, producing MSRRPDNLPAGTIVGDRYRVEAPLGEGGMGRVYQATQLNLGRRVALKVLLPGIFESSSGVDRFMREARVAAVLHHPCAVEIYDVGVDENLVFIAMELLSGAVLRSLMAEGVPMPLGDAVELAAQLADLLVATHAISLVHRDLKPENIFVEPPLRARVVDFGLAFIDGGAELGRMTREGLVVGTPAYLAPEQAQGLHVGPPADIYAFGCVLYELVTGVPPFRGSQVNVLTQHLYVAPTRPRERAPEVGIPGELDELVVQMMAKREADRPVASDVLAQLSLVRRTLTGERHRGRDALPLQGRAARMVSVKPVQQTLTDGELPLTIELPRDGVRLAIVGRLTHEETLSLASNGIEPIALDDGVDPRAELIDVVLAIGQPPERLARLTATGVPVVATTLAGEVDQLATLLRLGVREVLVLPIRIDDLARKVRRLFDRAGREQRS